The Candidatus Binataceae bacterium DNA segment CACGGACGAAGTATTGGTCGCTTCGCTCGATGCATTCGATTGCGTCACGTACATCGAAACCGTGCTCGCGCTCGCCCGCGCCCATAGTGTCGATGACTTCGTCGCGCGATTGCGCAAGCTGCGCTACGATCGCGGCATCGTGAAGTGGGAGCGCCGCAATCACTACATGACCGACTGGATTAGCAACAATGTGCGCGACGGGATTGTCACGCGCATTTCGGTTCCGCATCTTCCAATCCGCGCTAAGGATCGAATCCTGACCATGATCGCGGGTTTGCCGCCGCGGCGCGCTCGCGTCAGGTGCGTGCCGAAATCGGCGGTCAGGCAAGTCAAACTGCACCTGCGCGACGGCGACCTGTTGTTCTTCGTATCCACGCGCAAGAACCTCGATGTATTTCACGCCGGAATCGTCGTGCACGACGGTGATCGCATCGCGATGCGGCATGCGTCGCGCAGCAAAGGTGGCGTAGTGCAGCAGGACCTCGACGAGTTCCTCGCGCAAAACAGGATGGCGGGTGTAATCGTCGCACGGCCGATAGATACGGTGCGGCGAACTGGTGCTTCACGGGTACGAGTGGCGGCGGCGGGGTGAAATGTGAGTATCGTTTACCCAAATGACTACTCATCGGCGTCGATCCAACGGCTGATCGATACCGCCGACTCGGATGTGATCTTCCTCGGCGATCCGCGCGTAAGCATCGAACCCGGCCCGCGCATGTTCGATCGAATGGCGCAGGCGATCCGTGAGACGGATGCGGGATTGGCATATTCCGACGCCGTCGGATGTCCTCATATCGATTACCAACTCGGAAGTATCCGCGACAATTTCGACTTCGGCGCGGTGATCGCCGTATCGACTCGGGCGGCGCGCGAATCGAGGCCCGACGAATCCCTGAAGTGGGGCGCGCTGTACGACTATCGGCTGAGGATTTCTGAGAAATACCCAATTCTGCGAATTCCTGAGCCTCTGTACAGTGCCGCAGCGGCCGATTCACGTGCGAGCGGAGAGATACAGTTCGACTACGTGGATCCGCGTAATCGCGGTTACCAGATCGAAATGGAACGGATCGCGACCGCGCATCTGAAGCGCGTCGGCGCATGGCTCAAGCCGCACTTCGAAGCCGTGCCGAAAGCGACCGAGAAATACCCGGTCACGGCGAGCATTGTAATCCCAGTACGCAATCGCGAACGAACCGTCGCCGAGGCGGCCTGCAGTGCGCTCGCCCAACGGACAGACTTCGACTTCAATGTGATCGTGGTCGACAATCATTCAACCGACGGCACCACCGAAGTATTGCGAAGCATCGATGACCCGCGCCTGAGACATATCATTCCGGAGCGGCGCGATCTTGGAATCGGCGGATGCTGGAATGAGGCGCTCTACTCTCCTCACTGCGGGCAATATGTAATCCAGCTAGACTCGGATGATCTCTATTCAAGCGAGAACGTGCTTCAGCAAATCGTCAAATCACTCGACGCCGGTCCATATGCGATGGTCGTGGGATCCTACACGATGGTCGATTTCGCGTTGAAGGAAATCCCACCGGGCTTGATCGACCATCGCGAGTGGACGCGCGACAACGGCAGAAATAACGCGCTGCGTATCAACGGCCTTGGCGCGCCGCGCGCGTTCAATACTTCAATCCTGCGCCGCATCGGGTTTCCCAACGTCAGCTACGGCGAAGATTACGCCGTCGCACTGCGTATCAGCCGCCAATACGAAATCGGCCGTATTTACGATTCTCTCTATCTATGCCGGCGATGGGAAGGCAACAGTGACAGCGCGCTGCCTCACGACGTCGCAAATCGCTACGATCAATATAAGGACTGGCTCCGAACTATCGAGCTTAAGGCGCGCATGCGGCGATGATTGATGAAGTGGAAGCCCTGTTCGCACGCCAGCTACGCGCATGGCCGATGCTCGCGAAGGGCGTTGACGGCCTGGCGCATGCGACGACACGGGCAGTCCGCATCGACTGGTTCCAGGTGTTCGTCCGGCATATACCTCATCGGGTAGCCAGCACTACCGCGGCAGTCGATCGCGAATCGATCGCGAAGCGCCCGTGTTTTCTGTGCGCGGCTAACCTGCCGGCCGAGGAAGAGGGATTGCGTTTCAACGAAGAATTCACGATCTATTGCAATCCCTTTCCGATCGTCGAACGTCATCTGACTATTGCGAGTCGAGAGCATCGTCCGCAGCGGATTTCCGGCCAATTGAGCAATATGCTCGATCTCGCGGCTGCGCTACCGGGCTATTTCGTCATCTACAATGGCCCTGAATGCGGCGCCTCCGCACCTGATCATATGCACTTCCAGGCAGGCTCGCGGATTCTGTTTCCGATTGCGAACGAGACTGCGCAAATTACGCGGATCGACGTACCGCATTATTCAAGAAACGTATTCCTGCACCGCGGCCAGGATCGCTTTGCACTGATCAAGCGGATCGAGAGAAATATTGAGCTTCTTCAATGCGGCGCGACCAATCGTCCAGAACCGCTCCTGAATCTGGCCGCGCTTTACGAGCAAGGTATTTGGACAGTCTATTTGTTTCCGCGTAAAAAGCATCGCCCGGAAGTTTATTTCACGGGAGAACTGACAGTGAGCCCCGCATCGATTGACTTGTGCGGCATATTTGTCGTGCCGTTCGCGCAGGATTTTGAAAAAATCACCGGCGCAGCGATCGATTCGATTTTCGGCGAGGTCACTTTGCCCGATGATGAGTTTCACCAGGTAGTAAAGAAGCTGGAGAGTGAGCCGTGAACGTTTCGGTTGGGCTGGTCGAGGGTCAACCCGCAGTTGAATTCGAATTGCAGGGTTCGTTCGTTGATGCCGCCGGCAAGTCGTATTCACCGGGGCGGCACAGGTTCACTTCCGAAGTCGTTCTCACTCCATCCGATCCGGCTCAATGCGCATTCGCTTTGGACGACGTCACGATCGGAACAGGATTCCATTGGGAGCGCAAGGAGCGCCAGGTCTTCCGCGGCGCGCTGCGACTGTTGAAAAAGAAAGCGGGACTGACACTGGTCAACGACGTATCGCTCGAAGAGTACGTCACGAGCGTGATCTCGTCCGAGATGAGCGCGCTATCTCCACTTGAGCTGCTGAAGGCTCACGCGGTGATCTCCCGCAGTTGGATGTGGTATCCGAAAACAGCTCAGAGCAGTCCCACCAAATCGGCACCGCGCACCGCAAATCACGAAATCGTGCGCTGGTACGGGCGCGAAGCACATCCTGACTTCGACGTATGCGCCGACGATCACTGCCAGCGCTACCAGGGAATCACGAAACTAATCTCGCCGGCCGCCGGGGAAGCTGTGCGTGCTACGTCCGGCGAGTTCCTGCGCTACGACGGCGAGATCTGCGACGCGCGATTCGCCAAGTCATGCGGCGGAATCACTGAGCGCTACGCGACTGCCTGGGAAGACGAGGATGTTCCTTACCTTCGATCCGTTTTCGATGGTGCAGGTCAGGCGGAATCCCTCAGCGCAGAGGAATGGATTCGCTCTACTCCACCAGCTTATTGCAACACGCGGGATGCGGAACTGCTGTCGCGCCTTCTCCCCGGGTTCGATCAGGAGACGCGCGATTTCTATCGATGGCAGGTGACATACGCACCTGATGAACTGGCGGAAATCGTCGAATCGAGAACCGGCGTGCGACTGGGACCGATTCGCGACCTGGAAGCGCTCGCGCGCGGCCCCTCGGGGCGGATATATCGACTTAAAATCACAGGCGCGCGCGACTATGTAATCGTCGGCAAGGAGCTCGAGATCCGGCGCGCTCTGTCGCGTTCGCATCTTTACAGTTCCGCTTTCGTGATAGACAAAGAACCGGCCCGCATTATCTTGCGAGGTGCCGGCTGGGGCCACGGCGTCGGTCTCTGTCAGATCGGCGCGGCAGTGATGGCTACGCAGGGAAGGACTTACACCGAGATTCTGCAACATTACTATCGCGGCGCGACGGTCAGCGTCTGAGTATTGCTAGCTGCTCTATGAGGATTGGCTATGGCCAATAACGATTCAACTTCCGGGAGGATCGGCCGCGTTCAGGGCGAACCGAAGTATATAACGCCGCTGCTGGATGCTATTGCCGCGCAAGCTGCCGAGGCGGATCGAACCCGCTCGATCTCCAAGGATGTGATCGCCGCGATCAAGAAGAACGACATTATGCGGATGTCGGCGAGCCGCGAGATTTCCGGCCTTGAAGAGTCAATCGTTGCAATCGCAAATGAACTGCGCGCCATCGCGCCGCGATGCGCCTCGACCGCGTGGTGCCTATGGAATCATCTCTGCGTCTTTCATGACTTCGCAGCATCGCTGGGACCGAGGAACGCGAAGTTCCTCAGCGACATCATATCCAAGCGCGAGTGGGTATGCTTTCCGGGCGGCGCTTCTACCGACGTCACCGCAATCGATAATGATGGCAAAACGATTCTGTCGGGAGTTGCCGCATTCGGATCCGGCGCCAAATATGCGGAATGGACCGCGGTCGCGTTTCTAAAAGAGGGCAGCAGAGAGCCTTTGTTCACCGTCGCCGATCTTCGACATCCCAAGGTCCGAATCAAGGAAACCTGGGACGGCAGCGCGGTGCGCGCGTCGGCGACCGATCATGTCTATTACGACGGCGTCGACGTGCCGAGCGAGCGCGTCGTCTCGACACCCCCGATGTTTCGCGCAGTTCTCAGGCGCACTGACTATCCAGTGATTAATCATCGTTATCGCGAAGACTGGGTCGCGCTGTCCGTGGTATGGCTCGGCGCGATGGCGACCGGAGTCGCCGAAGCGTCGCTCAACGACACGGCGACGAATATCAAACACCGGATCGCGATCCTCGGCACGAAGATGGTCGAGAAACCAACTATTCACTTGAACCTCGGCCGCGCTCGCGCTCTGATCAATGCCGCGACCGATACGGTATATGCCGCGATGGCCGAGACTGACGCGCGAATCGCAGCGCGAGTGACACCGACCGAGGCTGACTACTTCCGTCAGACCTCTGCCGGAATGCAGGCGGTTCTGCTCTGCGACGAAGCGATGAAACTCATTCTCCGCATTCTCGGTGGCAATGGATTGCGCGAAGGCACGGACTTCGAACGCCGGTATCGCGACTTCCAGGCGATGCCGCTGCACATCAACGGCCACGTCGATCGAATATCTGAGCAGCTCGGCCGCATCGCACTAGGTCTCGATCCTCAGAATCCGTTTTAGCTGGCGCTCATCTATACGTAGAGCGCGGCGAGGCGTTCGAGCTCGGCTTCGTATGTAGTTGCGGTCATCCGCGTGCCGATCTGCATGATGACGAAGCGGTGCGCTCCGGCGTCTTCGTATTCGTGCAGGCCGCTCTGAACGCTGGCGCGATCGCCGCGCAACTCGCGCTTCATGATCGTGATATCGAGGCGGCTGAAATCGCGCCCCACGCTCTCGCATTCGCCACGCAGCTTGCCGAGCTCGCCGCGCAGGACCGGAGGCGCGAGAAAAATCGGGCACCATCCGTCGCCCCATCGCACGACCCATCGCAGCGCGTTCTTGTCCTTGCTGCCGATCAGGATCGGTGGACCGTCCGGTTGCGCCGGCTTCGGATACATCCGCACTGGCGGGAACTTTATGTACTTGCCGCTGAAAGACGGCTCGGGCTTGGTCCACAACTCGCGCATCGCGGCGACGTACTCCCTCGTCTGACTCCATCGATGGGCAAAATCGACGCCCAAGATTTCCGATTCCTCTTTGAGCCAGCCCGCGCCGATGCCGAGCATCACGCGGCCGCCCGAGAAGTAATCGAGCGTCGCGATTTCTTTCGCCGCGACGATCGGATTGCGCTCCGGCACCAGCATCACGCCCGTCGCGAGCTTGAGCCGCGTCGTCACGGCCCCGGCGAGCGACATCGCGATGAACGGATCGCAGATGTGCGAATATACTTCCGGAATCCGGCCTTGCCCCGGCGGCGATTCGGGCAGCGGAGTCGCCGCGTTGACGGGAATGATCGCATGCTCGGGAATCCACAGCGACTCGAAGCCGAGCGCTTCCATCTTGCGCGCGAGACTCGCCGGATCGACGGTGTATTCGTTGACTGTAAACAGGATGCCAATCTTCATTATGCGCTTGACCGAGGTCGGAACACGGCAACGATTATTGCGATCGACGCGGCGATCGCAAGCCACCCGAACCAGTCGCCGAACTTTGTATATAGCGTTGTGCCGGGACCGATCGGAACATCAGCGACGACGATCGCGGGATCCTCTTCGAACGTCGAGCGCGAGGCGAGCGACGAGCCATAGGCGCAGTGCGCCGTGACATAACCGGTCTTGGCCGAGCGCGCGGTTGCGAATCCATTTTCGACGCCGCGCACCCACGACATCCGCTCGTGCATCAATGCGTTGGGTCCTACCCAGTCCCATGCCGGCACCAGCATCAGGCGAATATCCTTTTCGCCGTAGCCGCGGATGAACCACGGATAGTCGAGGTCCTTGCAAATCGCGACGCCGGTTTTGCCCCACGGCGCATCGAAGGTGAATATACTTTCGCCGGCCTGATAGCCGGCTTCGAAGCCCCTCACGAAGTAGTGTTTGTGATACTCACCGACGAAGCTGCCATCGGATGAAAAAATCCAGGCCGCGTTGATTTGCGACGCGCTATCGCGTTCGTTAATGCCGGCAACGATCCAGAGGTGCGAGGCGGCCGCCGCATCGGAAAGAATTTTCTTGAGCGCGTCGCGATCGTCGGCGGTGGCGCTCACGATCTTTTCCGGCAGCACTACAACCTGCGCACCCTGCGCTGCCGCCTTCGGCACCTGGCTCGCGTAGAAGTTGAGCAGGTCTTCAGCCTTGGTGGGATCAGTTGATCGCCACGAGCCGAGTTTCTGATCGCTCGCGATCAACGCGACCCGAACGCGCGGCTCACGCACCGAAGTCGCGAGCCGCACCAACCCGAATATCATCACCAATGCAAATGCACCGATCGCAACCGAAGTCGCGGCGAGCCAAGGCCTTCCACTTCCCGCGCGATACCAGGCGAAGGCAACCGCCGACGCGGGCAGCGACATCGCGAATACTATTCCCCAGATACCCGTGATCGACGCGAGCTGGAGCAGCGGCCGCAGCGTGTCCATGCGATACGCCGGATTCGCCCACGTGCCGTCGTACTGGTAGGCAAGCAGGAAGTAGAGCGCTGAATAGAGAATCGGAAAGACGAGAGCGGCCGGCCAGCTGTTCCACAGCCGCGCCGCAGCGCGCGCGACGAGCACCAGTAATCCGACGATAATTCCTGCGGCGGTCGCAATCGCGACGAACACGAACGTCGAAAGAAAAAAAGACTCCGCGCTCCATTCGCCGAAAGTGCCGATGAAGATCGGCACGAACGCGCAGAGCATCGCGCGCGCCCGCGTCGGGGCCGCGAACGCCACCGCAAGCATCGGCATCGGCGCGAAGAGCGCGACCGGCCACATGTCGATGAAACGGCTCGCGATAAAGAAGCAGACCGCGGAGATCGCGATACAAAGCGCTTCGCCAAGCGGGCTCGCGAGGAACGGCGCGCTTTGAACCGCCTGAATCTCAGCAATTTTCGGAACGCTCGCCATCACCACGCTCCTCCTTTTGCGCTCAGTCTAGCTGCTCTGCGGACAACTTACTTTATTGACTGATCCTGACAAGTCGAGTGCGCGACTCCAGCCCTGACTATCCTGATTAATGCATCCTGAGCTCGTGTTTCAGAAACGCGCCGCAGCGCGCCAGCTAGCACAAATCGCGAGCGCGGCCCGCAGACGGACCTTTGATGCGGGCGGCTTTTGTTGCTAGTGCTGCATCGACAGCGGGAGGAGAAAATGATTCGCCTGATTTTTGTTCTGCGCCGCAAGCCTGCGATGTCGCGCGAAGAGTTCCAGAAGTACTGGTATGAAAACCACGCGCCGCTGGTCGCCAAGCACGCGACTACGCTCAATATCCTCCGCTATCTGCAGGATCACACGCTCGACGATCCGATGAACGAGCAGATGGCCCAGGCGCGCGGCGGGATGGAACCGGCCTACGACGGCGTCGCCGAACTCTGGTGGAAGACGCGCGAGGCGCTCGCATCGAGCTTCGGCAATGCTGCCGGTCAGGCGGCGGCCAAGGAGCTGGTCGAGGACGAGGCGAAGTTCATCGACCTGCCGAATTCGCCGCTCTGGCTGGCTTATGAGTATCCGCAGATCAATCCGTCCGAGGACATGGTGGCGCGTCCGGCGAGCGGCCTCGTGAAGATTTTCTTTCCGCTGCGCCATCCGCCGAATCAGACTCTCGAGCAGGCGCAGCTCTACTGGCGGACCAATCACGGCCCGATTATTCGCGGCCTCGCCGGCGGCTCGCGTCTGAAGAAATATTTCCAGGTCCACCGATTCGAAGATCCGATCGAGCAGCAGCTTCGCGCGCCGCGCGGAACGAAGGTTCCGCCGTATACCGGCCACGCCGAAGCATGGATCGATCGCGCCGAGTCGGCTGCGGCGGCAGGAACGCCCGAGGCGCGACGCGCAGGTCAACTCGCTGTTGAGGATGAAGCCAACTTCATCGACTTCAAAAACTCCTCGATGTGGGTCGCGAAGGAGCGCGTGGTTATCGATCGCCGATAGTCCTGTCGCTATTCTTTGAAGCTCCCGAGCGCGTCGAGATCGTCGATCGCTCGTGTCATCCGCCCGATGAACTCAATCGAGCTCTCGCGCGGTTGCATGATCGGCGCCTCGGGCGGCTGTCCCAGCGTTCCAGTCCACCAGGCGAGCGCGCCGAATGTCTGCTGCCGGTAGATAGTCCACGCCTTGTCGAATCCGATGCGGGGTCCGCCCGAAGACGCGAGCGCATCGAGGTAGAGCCGCAGCAGGTCGCGCTCCCACGCGCGCCGACTCTCAGTCGTGAGCGCCGTGGTGATCGCATACGAAAGGTCGCGGCCCCAGTTGCCCTTGCATGCACACTGCCAGTCATTGAGGCCCATTTCGCCCCCAGGGGTCGCATACCAATTTTTAAGATGCGGATCGGAATGCAGAAACGTTCGCGGGAGCTCACGATGCCGTGCGACTGATTTCAGGGTCGCGGGCCAGATCTCGCCCGCGCGCCGGAACAGCGCGGGTGGGATGACTTCCTCGGCTTGGGCGAAGCCCCGTTGGCAAGCCTCGCCAAAGCCAGCCTCCTCGACCGTGATCGCAAAGTAATCTTCCCAGTCATTGAAGCGCGCGAGTGTACTACTCAGTTCGGGACTTTCGTAGTACGCGGAATGGAGCGCCGCAAAGAGCCGCATCTGGCTCTGAGCGCGCTCGAGCGGCATCTCGGTCGCATGCTGGCAAAATTCGACGCGCCCCGTCATGTCCTCGAGGATGACAATCGAGTTGAACGTTTCAGGATCGAAGCGCGCAAAGAGCGGCCGCGGCGCCTCGATCGCAAGTCCGCGCCGGAGCGCGTTGTAAAATGTAACCTCGGCTTCGATACCGCCGTTCATGCCGAGCAGGTAACGGCTCTCCAGTCTTTGCGTGCCCTTGCAGAAGACGCTTTCCGGAAGCAGCGCACTTTTCCCCGCGCTGTTCCATTCCAGGAAGATTCGCCTGCGGCTCGACGTTCCTTCGTTCGTGTCTCCAAGTCTAAGAGAAACTACCTTTGCACCGGGATGATTCGCGGCCAGAACGATGCTGAGCCACTCGGGCGTGATTGCTTCATACGACAGGGGAAGATCTTTCTCTGACCGAAGTAGTCCGCCGGCCTGTTGCTCAGCCTCGAATCGCGACCGGATCTCCGCGTAAGTTGGTCTCATAACATCTTCCTCGTAGCGCGCTAGCGGCGGAACCTGGCGAAGTCGGGGCGGCGCTTTTCGAGGAAGGCGTTTTTGCCTTCGAGCGCTTCCTCGGTCCCGTAATAGAGCGCGAGCCCGCGCAGCGCCACGGCGCCAATGCCGCGGAGCTCCTCGCTCGGTGCGTTGAAAGAGGCCTTGGCGAGCGTGATCGCCGTCGGGCTCATCGATGCGATCTTTTTGGCCCACGCGCGCGCTTCGTTCATAAGCTCGGCCGCCGCAACGACCTTGTTTACGAGCCCCATTTGACGGCATTCATCGGCTGAATACTGTTCGCACAGATACCACATCTCGCGCGCCTTCTTTTCGCCGACCACGCGCGCAAGGTACATCGTGCCGAAGCCCGGATCGACGCTGCCGACTTTCGGCCCAACCTGTCCGAACTTTGCCGTTTCAGCCGCGATTGTGAGATCGCAGATCACGTGCAGCACATGTCCGCCGCCGATCGCATAGCCGTTGACGGCCGCGATGACGGGCTTGGGAATGTCGCGAATCACCGAATGGAGATCCTCGATATCGAGTCCCAGGTCCGATCGCACCGGCTTGCCCTTGTAGCCGCCCTCTTCGCGCGTGGTCTGATCGCCGCCAACGCAGAAAGCTTTTTCGCCCGCACCGGTGAGAATCACGCAGCCAACGCTGCGATCGCGCCAGGCGTCGTGAAACGCCGCGACCAACTCATCGACCGTCTGGGCGCGAAACGCGTTGAGCTGCGCGGGCCGGTTGATCGTGATCGTCGCAACGCCGTCTGCGGCTTCATATAAAATGTCGCTGAACTGCATGTTCTTCCCCATTGATGCGAGATTGATCCGGAACCTGGTCAGTACCCGGATCGATGCGGACCCTGGCGGACTATTGCAGATTGAACCGGCAAGTTGGAGCCGATCATTCGAAGAATGGCGCGAGCATTTTCACCAACGCTGAAGTGAAGTCGCGCGCGGTGCGGACTCGATGCGCGGAAGTTGCACATACAAGGGCTGCCTCCGCGATCGCGCCGGCGAGCAGATGTCCAATTGCCTCAATCTCGCGCGCCGATAACTGTGGTTTGCGTTTGGTGTCGATCGGCGCCTGCATCGCGCCGCCGAAGTAACGCGCGTCGATCTCGCGCCATTTCTCCCATCCGAGCACCGCTGGCCCGTCGGTCAGCAGAACGCGGCGAAACTTATCACCGGCAATCGAGGTGAGATACTTCAGCGTTCCCCGTTCGAATCGTTCGATGATACTCGCGCCTGACGCCGCGGCGGCGACAACCTCCGCGGCGAGCGCCGCCGTCATCTGCTCGAAGACGCGGGCAAAAATCTGTTCCTTGGACGCGAAGTGATGATAGACGGCGCCCTTGGCGACTCCCGCGCTCTCGGCGATATCGTCGATACTCGTGGCATCGAAGCCGGTTGCGGTGAATAGCTCCTGAGCCGCGCTTATGATCGCGGCGATAGTGGCGGCGCGCCGCTCGGACTGACTGGTCATCGTTGTTTCGTCCCGATTGACAAACCGACTGGAAGTCGGTAATTTTACAGACTCGAAGTCGGTAAATCGGAGACTAGCACAATGACGACAGTTTCCTCGACCCTCTGCTTCATGGGTGCGCTGCTTTTCCTTCTCGGTCTGCTCATCGGATTCGGTATCCCAAGTTTCCGCAATCCACGCATCGGGCTGTCGGCGCATCTGACGGCGATCGAGAGCGGTCTTGCGCTGATCGCTTTCGGGCTTCTGATCCCGCATCTGACGATCGCGGCTAGATGGGCTGGCGCGGTCGGCCTCGCGCTCTGGCTCTCGTTGTATGTGCTGTGTGCGGGACTCCTGTTCGCCGCAGTGTATGGCACAGGCAGGGTGTTCCCGATCGCCGGCGGAGACATGGCGGCGAAGGCGTGGCAGGAAAAAACTGCCCGCGTCTTAATCTCAATCGGGTCGCTGGGCAGCGTAGGAGCGATCATTGTTTTGCTGGCGAAATGGCAGTGGCGTGCGTGAGGTCGCGTCAAGCGGAAACGACTGGTAGCGATCGCGCGATTGTATGTATTGTGGCTCGCAGTGAGCGCCTCCCTTTTCCCGCCGAGCACCAACAGTGACTATCGCGGCTCGATCGTCTCCGCATACTTCCTTACCCTTTTCAGCGTTCTCACGATTGTGCCCGGCTGTATCCATGTATTCACGCCGGACGGCGGAGCGGGCAGTATCGCGGGGATCAACCTTGTCCAGAATGGCCGGGTGATTGTTGCGCTCTTCGCCTGGGCGGGTGCGACCCAGATCGCGTTCGGCCTCACGACGCTGGTCGTGTCGCTGCGCTATCGAACTTTCGTGCCGATCATGCTCGCTCTGGTGATTGTCGAGCGCACCCTTCACGCGCTTGATGCATGGATTCTCAAAGGCGGTCCGAGCGGACACCATCCGCCCGAGCACTATGGCGTGCTGGTAGTGCTGCCGCTGTTGCTCGCAGCGCTGGCGCTCTCCCTTCGCCCGAGCGGGTAACATCAAAGCCATGCAGCTTCCCGTGAATCCGCCGATCCTCCCGATGCTGTCAAAACGCATCGAGCAGTTGCCAGCCGGCGAAGGCTGGATATTCGAGCCGAAGTGGGACGGATTTCGCGCGCTCATTTTCCGCGACCGCGATGAGGTTTTTATCCAGAGCCGCGACGCGAAGCCGTTGAACCGCTATTTTCCCGAGCTTATCGAACCTTTGCAGGCCCAGTTGCCCACGCGCTGCGTGCTCGATGGTGAGATCGTGATCGCACGCAACGGCGCGCTCGACTTCGACGCGCTGCAACTCCGTCTTCATCCGGCGGCG contains these protein-coding regions:
- a CDS encoding nitrilase-related carbon-nitrogen hydrolase, with the protein product MASVPKIAEIQAVQSAPFLASPLGEALCIAISAVCFFIASRFIDMWPVALFAPMPMLAVAFAAPTRARAMLCAFVPIFIGTFGEWSAESFFLSTFVFVAIATAAGIIVGLLVLVARAAARLWNSWPAALVFPILYSALYFLLAYQYDGTWANPAYRMDTLRPLLQLASITGIWGIVFAMSLPASAVAFAWYRAGSGRPWLAATSVAIGAFALVMIFGLVRLATSVREPRVRVALIASDQKLGSWRSTDPTKAEDLLNFYASQVPKAAAQGAQVVVLPEKIVSATADDRDALKKILSDAAAASHLWIVAGINERDSASQINAAWIFSSDGSFVGEYHKHYFVRGFEAGYQAGESIFTFDAPWGKTGVAICKDLDYPWFIRGYGEKDIRLMLVPAWDWVGPNALMHERMSWVRGVENGFATARSAKTGYVTAHCAYGSSLASRSTFEEDPAIVVADVPIGPGTTLYTKFGDWFGWLAIAASIAIIVAVFRPRSSA
- a CDS encoding LLM class F420-dependent oxidoreductase, whose translation is MKIGILFTVNEYTVDPASLARKMEALGFESLWIPEHAIIPVNAATPLPESPPGQGRIPEVYSHICDPFIAMSLAGAVTTRLKLATGVMLVPERNPIVAAKEIATLDYFSGGRVMLGIGAGWLKEESEILGVDFAHRWSQTREYVAAMRELWTKPEPSFSGKYIKFPPVRMYPKPAQPDGPPILIGSKDKNALRWVVRWGDGWCPIFLAPPVLRGELGKLRGECESVGRDFSRLDITIMKRELRGDRASVQSGLHEYEDAGAHRFVIMQIGTRMTATTYEAELERLAALYV
- a CDS encoding glycosyltransferase family A protein → MSIVYPNDYSSASIQRLIDTADSDVIFLGDPRVSIEPGPRMFDRMAQAIRETDAGLAYSDAVGCPHIDYQLGSIRDNFDFGAVIAVSTRAARESRPDESLKWGALYDYRLRISEKYPILRIPEPLYSAAAADSRASGEIQFDYVDPRNRGYQIEMERIATAHLKRVGAWLKPHFEAVPKATEKYPVTASIVIPVRNRERTVAEAACSALAQRTDFDFNVIVVDNHSTDGTTEVLRSIDDPRLRHIIPERRDLGIGGCWNEALYSPHCGQYVIQLDSDDLYSSENVLQQIVKSLDAGPYAMVVGSYTMVDFALKEIPPGLIDHREWTRDNGRNNALRINGLGAPRAFNTSILRRIGFPNVSYGEDYAVALRISRQYEIGRIYDSLYLCRRWEGNSDSALPHDVANRYDQYKDWLRTIELKARMRR
- a CDS encoding DUF4922 domain-containing protein: MIDEVEALFARQLRAWPMLAKGVDGLAHATTRAVRIDWFQVFVRHIPHRVASTTAAVDRESIAKRPCFLCAANLPAEEEGLRFNEEFTIYCNPFPIVERHLTIASREHRPQRISGQLSNMLDLAAALPGYFVIYNGPECGASAPDHMHFQAGSRILFPIANETAQITRIDVPHYSRNVFLHRGQDRFALIKRIERNIELLQCGATNRPEPLLNLAALYEQGIWTVYLFPRKKHRPEVYFTGELTVSPASIDLCGIFVVPFAQDFEKITGAAIDSIFGEVTLPDDEFHQVVKKLESEP
- a CDS encoding acyl-CoA dehydrogenase family protein, which gives rise to MANNDSTSGRIGRVQGEPKYITPLLDAIAAQAAEADRTRSISKDVIAAIKKNDIMRMSASREISGLEESIVAIANELRAIAPRCASTAWCLWNHLCVFHDFAASLGPRNAKFLSDIISKREWVCFPGGASTDVTAIDNDGKTILSGVAAFGSGAKYAEWTAVAFLKEGSREPLFTVADLRHPKVRIKETWDGSAVRASATDHVYYDGVDVPSERVVSTPPMFRAVLRRTDYPVINHRYREDWVALSVVWLGAMATGVAEASLNDTATNIKHRIAILGTKMVEKPTIHLNLGRARALINAATDTVYAAMAETDARIAARVTPTEADYFRQTSAGMQAVLLCDEAMKLILRILGGNGLREGTDFERRYRDFQAMPLHINGHVDRISEQLGRIALGLDPQNPF
- a CDS encoding N-acetylmuramoyl-L-alanine amidase-like domain-containing protein, with the protein product MNRAQPRGLNRRRVEYLLSRAQREPSLGSRIDVLSQQFLGRPYKSNPLIGSIDTDEVLVASLDAFDCVTYIETVLALARAHSVDDFVARLRKLRYDRGIVKWERRNHYMTDWISNNVRDGIVTRISVPHLPIRAKDRILTMIAGLPPRRARVRCVPKSAVRQVKLHLRDGDLLFFVSTRKNLDVFHAGIVVHDGDRIAMRHASRSKGGVVQQDLDEFLAQNRMAGVIVARPIDTVRRTGASRVRVAAAG
- a CDS encoding SpoIID/LytB domain-containing protein: MNVSVGLVEGQPAVEFELQGSFVDAAGKSYSPGRHRFTSEVVLTPSDPAQCAFALDDVTIGTGFHWERKERQVFRGALRLLKKKAGLTLVNDVSLEEYVTSVISSEMSALSPLELLKAHAVISRSWMWYPKTAQSSPTKSAPRTANHEIVRWYGREAHPDFDVCADDHCQRYQGITKLISPAAGEAVRATSGEFLRYDGEICDARFAKSCGGITERYATAWEDEDVPYLRSVFDGAGQAESLSAEEWIRSTPPAYCNTRDAELLSRLLPGFDQETRDFYRWQVTYAPDELAEIVESRTGVRLGPIRDLEALARGPSGRIYRLKITGARDYVIVGKELEIRRALSRSHLYSSAFVIDKEPARIILRGAGWGHGVGLCQIGAAVMATQGRTYTEILQHYYRGATVSV
- a CDS encoding EthD domain-containing protein produces the protein MIRLIFVLRRKPAMSREEFQKYWYENHAPLVAKHATTLNILRYLQDHTLDDPMNEQMAQARGGMEPAYDGVAELWWKTREALASSFGNAAGQAAAKELVEDEAKFIDLPNSPLWLAYEYPQINPSEDMVARPASGLVKIFFPLRHPPNQTLEQAQLYWRTNHGPIIRGLAGGSRLKKYFQVHRFEDPIEQQLRAPRGTKVPPYTGHAEAWIDRAESAAAAGTPEARRAGQLAVEDEANFIDFKNSSMWVAKERVVIDRR